A window of Pyrobaculum aerophilum str. IM2 contains these coding sequences:
- a CDS encoding branched-chain amino acid ABC transporter permease, translated as MRRYAGVLAYIASVLVVWATGRDVNSYMLTTAVDISIYVLITLSLNLEAGIAGIPNFGRVLTVAFGAYIAGGVLGRIALWALGLNYDYVADNPTAVSALSKTLTPPMAALLLLAGLFLAGIVGAAIGVASSFPARRLTADYLAITLLAFGDVAYYIGLNYEPLVGGTLGVSAPPIYEGIFGGGVMRAVGAALVSASVATATYALFTRLDKSPFGRILRVHREDPELVSMLGRDPAALRGWAMAIGGAASAVAGLLYALYVGAVHPRGFERINFTFYPWLIMVMGGMGSNRGVLEGVFIFIVIYRLLDIYKYEVGNVVGFDPVWLGYILFGALAMLVIVTMPRGVVPEEAKPLIEIKRRGEE; from the coding sequence ATGAGGCGTTACGCGGGAGTACTGGCATACATCGCCAGCGTTTTAGTGGTCTGGGCTACTGGCCGTGATGTGAATAGCTATATGCTCACCACCGCAGTGGACATTTCGATATACGTGCTCATAACGCTTTCGCTAAACTTAGAGGCGGGCATCGCCGGGATACCCAACTTCGGGAGAGTTTTAACAGTGGCATTCGGCGCATATATCGCGGGGGGCGTGCTGGGCAGAATAGCCCTCTGGGCGCTGGGGCTTAATTACGATTACGTCGCCGATAACCCAACCGCGGTATCTGCGCTGTCTAAAACTCTCACGCCCCCAATGGCAGCCCTGCTGTTATTAGCTGGGTTGTTTCTAGCGGGCATTGTAGGCGCGGCTATTGGCGTCGCGTCCTCATTCCCCGCGAGGAGGCTGACGGCGGATTATCTGGCGATTACCCTACTGGCCTTTGGCGACGTGGCATATTACATAGGTCTTAACTACGAGCCCCTCGTAGGCGGAACGCTAGGCGTTTCAGCGCCTCCTATTTACGAGGGCATTTTCGGAGGCGGCGTCATGAGGGCCGTGGGCGCCGCCTTGGTCTCCGCATCTGTGGCGACGGCCACATACGCCTTGTTTACAAGGCTGGACAAGTCCCCATTTGGGAGAATTTTAAGAGTCCACAGGGAAGATCCCGAGTTAGTGTCCATGTTGGGGAGAGACCCGGCGGCACTACGGGGGTGGGCCATGGCAATTGGAGGGGCCGCGTCTGCAGTCGCAGGGCTTTTATATGCATTATACGTCGGCGCGGTGCACCCCAGGGGCTTTGAGAGAATTAACTTCACCTTCTATCCGTGGCTTATAATGGTAATGGGCGGCATGGGGAGCAACCGCGGCGTTTTAGAAGGCGTATTTATATTTATTGTGATCTACCGCCTCCTCGATATATACAAGTATGAAGTCGGCAACGTTGTTGGTTTTGACCCTGTTTGGCTAGGCTATATTCTCTTCGGCGCGTTAGCCATGTTAGTAATTGTGACAATGCCCCGGGGGGTAGTCCCAGAGGAAGCAAAACCGCTTATTGAGATAAAGAGGCGCGGAGAGGAATGA
- a CDS encoding peroxiredoxin, which translates to MKIPEDLCFNTDHGPKCFKDYKGKWLLLFSHPADFTPVCTTEFVAFSRKYEEFKKRGVELLGLSVDTNYSHIEWKRQIEQAFGVKVPFPIIADVDMKVASIFNAVPPGQNLTVRTVALIDPDLKLAWFAAYPYTNGRNIDEILRVIDAIQFSYKYGYATPADWKPGDPVIVPPPPTTEGAA; encoded by the coding sequence ATGAAAATACCAGAAGATCTATGCTTCAACACCGACCACGGCCCGAAATGCTTTAAGGACTATAAGGGCAAGTGGCTGTTGCTTTTCAGCCACCCGGCGGACTTCACCCCCGTGTGCACCACGGAGTTCGTGGCGTTTAGCAGGAAATATGAGGAGTTTAAGAAAAGAGGCGTCGAGCTGTTAGGCCTCAGCGTTGATACAAACTACAGCCACATTGAGTGGAAGAGGCAGATTGAGCAAGCATTCGGCGTCAAAGTGCCCTTCCCCATAATCGCAGATGTGGATATGAAAGTCGCCAGCATTTTCAACGCCGTGCCGCCGGGGCAAAACCTCACAGTGAGAACTGTCGCGTTGATAGACCCAGACTTAAAGCTCGCGTGGTTCGCGGCCTATCCCTACACCAACGGCCGTAATATCGACGAGATCCTCAGAGTTATCGACGCAATTCAATTCTCATATAAATACGGCTACGCCACGCCGGCAGACTGGAAGCCGGGCGACCCTGTTATCGTCCCACCGCCGCCTACCACAGAAGGGGCCGCGTAG
- a CDS encoding SDR family NAD(P)-dependent oxidoreductase, with product MPVAVVTGGSTGIGAAVVKTLAKRGYDVAFTYLKSERVAEAVAKEAESHGVRILYRRADATSWEEMRAFADEVRRVFGKVDALVANAGGLPQRRNLDESDLDYWKTLIDLNLTSAYIATKLFVPMMEKGVVVYVSSIAAYTGGGRGAFAYAAAKAGLLGLTRALAKELGPRGIRVVAVLPGLINTPFHEKAQTGDIDAWARNMVYMRRVGKPEEVAEVIAFLVSDGASYINGAFIDVNGGWYG from the coding sequence ATGCCCGTTGCCGTCGTCACGGGGGGCTCCACAGGTATTGGCGCCGCCGTGGTGAAAACGCTCGCCAAAAGGGGGTACGACGTTGCTTTTACTTATTTAAAAAGCGAAAGAGTGGCGGAGGCCGTGGCAAAGGAGGCGGAATCCCACGGCGTTAGGATTCTGTACAGGCGGGCCGACGCGACTTCTTGGGAGGAGATGAGGGCTTTTGCCGACGAAGTGCGCCGCGTTTTTGGCAAGGTAGACGCGTTGGTGGCCAATGCCGGCGGCCTACCCCAGCGGAGGAATCTTGATGAGTCCGACTTAGACTACTGGAAAACTCTAATAGATTTAAACCTCACTAGCGCGTACATCGCCACAAAGCTCTTCGTCCCTATGATGGAGAAAGGAGTCGTCGTATATGTAAGCTCAATTGCTGCGTATACTGGAGGGGGGCGCGGCGCCTTCGCGTACGCCGCGGCAAAAGCCGGTCTCTTGGGGCTAACGAGGGCGCTGGCTAAGGAGCTGGGGCCCAGGGGCATAAGAGTAGTTGCCGTTCTCCCCGGCCTAATAAACACGCCGTTTCACGAAAAGGCGCAGACGGGGGACATAGATGCGTGGGCTAGAAACATGGTATACATGAGGCGGGTTGGAAAGCCCGAAGAGGTGGCTGAGGTAATCGCTTTTCTTGTCAGCGACGGCGCATCTTATATAAACGGGGCCTTTATAGACGTAAATGGAGGCTGGTACGGTTAA
- a CDS encoding DUF429 domain-containing protein, with protein MTVAGIDLAVKKPTAIAVLEECQLLYLGLADTDEEIVYTTSLFKPSVVAIDAPLTLPEEGKWVRDVEVELRSLGYRLLPPLLGPMKSLTERGIRISRMFSAEVIEIHPATSLKAMGLTREDLRRKFGVRHRDLIDAIAAALTATAYKLGHYKRYGPFVLPNARVCI; from the coding sequence GTGACTGTCGCCGGAATTGACCTCGCTGTTAAAAAGCCCACTGCCATTGCAGTATTAGAGGAGTGTCAATTGCTCTACTTAGGCCTTGCAGATACCGACGAGGAAATAGTCTACACAACCTCTCTCTTTAAGCCCTCAGTAGTGGCAATAGACGCCCCTCTCACACTGCCAGAGGAGGGGAAGTGGGTTAGAGATGTTGAGGTAGAGCTCCGCAGTCTGGGCTATAGGCTACTCCCCCCGCTCCTCGGCCCAATGAAATCGCTCACAGAGCGGGGGATTAGGATTAGCCGCATGTTCAGCGCCGAGGTAATTGAAATACACCCAGCCACTAGTCTTAAAGCAATGGGCTTGACGCGGGAGGACCTGCGCCGCAAATTCGGCGTAAGGCACAGAGATCTCATAGACGCAATAGCGGCCGCGCTGACGGCAACGGCGTATAAACTAGGCCATTACAAGAGATATGGCCCCTTTGTCCTCCCCAACGCCAGAGTCTGCATCTAA
- the dpdh gene encoding D-proline dehydrogenase, whose amino-acid sequence MIIVVGGGIVGLFTAFFLKKEGADVVIIEQGRPGDWSRAAAGILEFTRFVINRINVRAYPRRYISMMLRGDARVKTWDWGWISTYLRVWGKEPSQEMWEAVRALGDFSRRQYRALAEERNDFDYAEEPLYEIGIDVGKALEEAKRDPLSPKVEAGTCCGREALAYLDAAKLSTDAFIERMLKELEGVEVVNKRVEEVAGREVWLEGGGVIHGDGVVVAAGYWARRLGIPVAPFKGYGFRTNAKADKMFVEMAKGVAVVPLSKWTKVTGRFDLDGTSDHGPSQRVLQRAREVLGDFNVIDMAVGYRPCTPDGFPVVDRIGSVVVVTGACRLGWTYGPALGKLAADLALGRRGVDALSASRFRR is encoded by the coding sequence ATGATTATAGTAGTCGGAGGCGGGATTGTAGGCCTCTTCACTGCCTTTTTCTTAAAAAAAGAGGGGGCAGATGTGGTAATAATAGAACAGGGCAGGCCGGGGGATTGGTCCAGGGCCGCCGCGGGGATCTTGGAGTTCACGCGTTTTGTCATTAACCGCATAAACGTCCGCGCCTACCCCAGAAGGTATATCAGCATGATGCTCCGCGGAGACGCCAGAGTAAAGACTTGGGACTGGGGCTGGATTTCTACATATTTGAGGGTCTGGGGCAAGGAGCCGAGTCAAGAAATGTGGGAGGCCGTCAGGGCTTTAGGCGATTTCTCCCGGCGGCAGTACAGAGCGCTGGCGGAGGAGCGAAATGACTTCGACTACGCCGAGGAGCCGCTGTATGAAATCGGCATTGATGTGGGGAAGGCGCTTGAGGAGGCGAAGAGAGACCCGCTGTCGCCCAAAGTCGAGGCCGGGACGTGTTGCGGCAGAGAGGCCTTGGCCTATCTAGACGCCGCTAAGCTCTCCACAGATGCCTTTATTGAGAGAATGTTAAAAGAGCTAGAGGGGGTGGAGGTAGTGAACAAAAGAGTTGAGGAAGTGGCGGGGAGAGAGGTGTGGCTGGAAGGCGGCGGCGTAATTCATGGAGACGGCGTAGTTGTGGCTGCGGGGTACTGGGCCAGGAGGCTGGGGATCCCCGTGGCGCCGTTTAAAGGCTACGGGTTTAGGACTAACGCCAAGGCCGACAAGATGTTTGTAGAAATGGCAAAGGGGGTGGCGGTAGTCCCCCTGTCCAAGTGGACTAAAGTGACGGGGCGTTTCGATTTAGACGGCACCAGTGACCACGGCCCCTCGCAGAGGGTATTACAACGGGCCAGGGAGGTGTTGGGGGATTTCAACGTCATAGATATGGCCGTCGGCTACAGGCCATGTACTCCAGACGGCTTTCCCGTCGTGGACAGAATAGGCTCTGTGGTCGTGGTAACCGGCGCATGCCGCCTGGGCTGGACGTACGGACCAGCCCTAGGCAAACTCGCCGCAGACCTCGCCCTGGGGAGACGCGGAGTAGATGCACTCTCGGCCAGTAGATTTAGGCGCTAA
- a CDS encoding ABC transporter substrate-binding protein produces the protein MKSLALTVIALIIGLVIGYFLGIYSTPQPAATTTTPQTTQTPQCRVSVDAIKKRGKLIVGTDATWPPWEWVMGNQIVGWDVDIAREIANALGVQLELRDMRFAGLLEAVRNGDVDLAISAITWTTEREKVLEFSMPYYLESIVVVTKASRTDINKVEDLYGKTVGVQIGTTHEEWAATNLEKPGKASVRRYDKVYPYMVEVLRRGDVDAIILDRSIATALVRKFPDLKIAFELPGSAGYISVAMPKCAQDLKLVVNQVIENLIQTGKLDQIMQKNFELFLQS, from the coding sequence ATGAAATCCCTAGCGCTTACAGTAATAGCGCTAATCATCGGCCTTGTAATAGGCTATTTCCTCGGAATATACTCTACACCTCAGCCTGCCGCCACAACAACCACTCCCCAGACGACACAGACTCCCCAGTGCCGGGTGTCTGTAGACGCCATTAAAAAGCGCGGCAAACTCATCGTGGGGACAGACGCCACGTGGCCTCCCTGGGAGTGGGTTATGGGCAATCAAATTGTGGGCTGGGACGTAGACATCGCAAGAGAAATAGCAAACGCCCTCGGCGTACAGCTGGAGTTACGCGATATGAGGTTCGCAGGGCTGTTAGAGGCCGTGAGAAATGGAGACGTAGACCTCGCCATAAGCGCAATTACGTGGACTACGGAGAGGGAGAAAGTGTTGGAGTTCTCCATGCCGTACTACCTCGAGTCTATTGTGGTAGTCACTAAGGCCAGCCGCACTGATATAAATAAAGTGGAGGACCTCTACGGAAAAACCGTCGGGGTTCAGATAGGCACTACCCACGAGGAGTGGGCCGCGACAAATTTAGAAAAACCAGGCAAGGCGTCGGTTAGGAGATACGACAAGGTATACCCGTATATGGTTGAGGTGTTGAGGAGGGGGGACGTCGACGCCATAATTCTCGACAGATCTATCGCCACTGCGCTGGTGAGGAAATTCCCCGATTTAAAAATAGCGTTTGAGCTACCTGGCTCCGCGGGCTATATATCAGTGGCAATGCCTAAATGCGCCCAGGATTTGAAACTAGTAGTAAATCAAGTGATTGAGAACTTAATACAGACTGGGAAGCTGGACCAGATAATGCAAAAGAACTTCGAGCTGTTCCTCCAGTCGTAA
- a CDS encoding 30S ribosomal protein S14: MPSTKPPKERPYGKSKIRCLRCGTREAVIRKYGLYLCRRCFREVAPQLGFKKYY; this comes from the coding sequence GTGCCCTCTACAAAACCTCCTAAGGAGAGGCCCTACGGGAAGAGCAAAATTAGGTGTCTAAGGTGCGGCACGCGCGAGGCAGTGATACGCAAATACGGCCTCTATCTATGCAGAAGGTGTTTTAGGGAGGTTGCCCCCCAACTAGGCTTCAAGAAGTACTACTAG
- a CDS encoding 30S ribosomal protein S8, with translation MVMLDILSNALIQIKNAEIVGKKQAVIWPVNKLTYYTLRVLQRYGYVGEIEYIDDGKGGKYIVQLLGKINDIGPIRPRYPVKYREIVQWEQKFLPARQIGILIISTSQGVMSHIEAKERKIGGVLLAYVY, from the coding sequence ATGGTAATGCTGGACATACTATCAAACGCTTTGATTCAGATAAAAAACGCGGAGATCGTGGGGAAGAAGCAGGCGGTGATTTGGCCAGTGAACAAATTAACTTACTACACTCTGCGCGTCTTGCAGAGATACGGTTATGTCGGCGAAATTGAATATATAGACGACGGCAAGGGGGGCAAGTATATAGTCCAGTTGCTCGGCAAGATAAACGACATCGGCCCCATTAGGCCCCGATACCCAGTTAAATACAGAGAGATAGTGCAGTGGGAGCAGAAGTTCCTGCCTGCTAGGCAAATAGGTATTTTAATTATCTCAACGAGCCAGGGCGTCATGTCGCACATAGAGGCAAAGGAGAGGAAAATAGGCGGAGTCCTCCTGGCTTACGTCTACTAA
- a CDS encoding 50S ribosomal protein L32e: MSRPRRELPQPLKRLLKLRLLLKRKKPEFVRIDQWRYKRIEDSGWRNTRSIDNKIRRKWKGWPKPVEVGYRKPAAVRGLHPSGFVEVLVHNVEELAKLDPKTHAIRIGRTVGLRKRIEIVKRAREMGFYVLNPGKRVEEALKKELNTAQTGQ; encoded by the coding sequence GTGTCTAGGCCAAGGAGAGAGCTCCCCCAGCCGCTCAAGAGGTTGTTAAAACTAAGGCTATTGTTAAAGAGGAAGAAGCCAGAGTTCGTGAGAATTGACCAGTGGAGGTATAAGAGAATAGAGGACAGCGGCTGGCGCAATACGCGCTCTATTGATAATAAAATACGGAGGAAGTGGAAGGGGTGGCCGAAGCCAGTTGAGGTGGGGTATAGAAAGCCCGCCGCAGTGCGCGGGCTCCACCCCAGCGGCTTTGTAGAAGTATTAGTACACAACGTGGAAGAGCTGGCCAAGCTCGATCCAAAGACGCATGCGATTAGAATAGGCAGAACGGTGGGGCTTAGGAAGAGGATAGAGATAGTAAAGAGGGCGAGGGAAATGGGCTTCTACGTGTTAAACCCTGGGAAGAGGGTGGAGGAGGCGTTGAAAAAAGAGTTAAATACTGCTCAGACTGGGCAGTGA
- a CDS encoding 50S ribosomal protein L19e, translated as MVDVKRLAADILGVGVSRIKISPEAAERLEEVVTKDDVRALIDQGLIWAEPERGVSRGRWRVRHIKKKKGRRRGHGSRKGPRTDEEEAWKEKVRAMRRFLNTLKRKGKLEPRVWRQLYRMVKGNYFRDLDHLKTYINEHKLAKEPVR; from the coding sequence ATGGTCGACGTTAAGAGACTGGCGGCAGATATCCTCGGCGTCGGCGTCTCTAGGATAAAAATATCGCCCGAAGCCGCGGAGAGGTTAGAGGAAGTGGTCACTAAAGACGACGTTAGGGCGTTAATAGATCAAGGCCTTATTTGGGCAGAGCCCGAAAGGGGAGTCTCCAGAGGTCGCTGGCGCGTGAGACATATAAAGAAAAAGAAGGGCAGGAGGAGGGGACACGGCAGCAGAAAGGGGCCTAGGACAGACGAGGAGGAGGCGTGGAAGGAGAAAGTGCGGGCAATGAGGAGGTTTCTCAATACCCTCAAGAGAAAGGGCAAGTTGGAGCCGCGCGTGTGGCGCCAGCTGTACAGAATGGTCAAGGGCAATTACTTCCGCGACTTAGACCACTTAAAGACTTATATAAACGAGCACAAACTCGCCAAAGAGCCAGTTAGATAA
- a CDS encoding 50S ribosomal protein L18: protein MARSGRYKVPFRRRREGLTNYRKRRKLLLSKKPRLVVRKTNKHIIAQIVVAKPQGDVTIVGADTRILAKFGWRGDENNVAAAYLLGLVVGYKARARRVEEAILDIGLHRPAPGARVFAVLKGALDAGLKIPHGEEVLPDEDRIKGKHVAEYAEKLKEENPEAYKARFSRYLQRGLEPEKLPEHFEEVKKKIVEYYEKKLAKVAAQ, encoded by the coding sequence ATGGCGCGAAGCGGCAGGTACAAAGTCCCGTTTAGGCGCAGAAGGGAGGGGCTAACTAATTACAGAAAAAGGAGAAAACTCCTCCTGTCTAAAAAGCCAAGACTTGTTGTTAGGAAGACAAACAAACACATCATAGCGCAAATAGTAGTGGCCAAGCCCCAGGGCGACGTGACAATAGTTGGCGCCGACACGAGGATACTGGCTAAATTCGGTTGGAGGGGAGATGAGAACAACGTTGCAGCGGCGTATCTCCTGGGGCTAGTCGTGGGGTACAAGGCCAGAGCGCGCAGAGTGGAGGAGGCTATTTTAGACATCGGCTTGCACAGGCCGGCGCCGGGGGCCAGGGTTTTCGCCGTATTGAAGGGGGCGCTAGACGCCGGGCTTAAAATACCCCACGGAGAAGAGGTATTGCCAGATGAAGACAGGATAAAGGGCAAACACGTGGCCGAGTACGCAGAGAAGCTGAAAGAGGAAAACCCAGAGGCATATAAAGCGAGGTTCTCGAGATATTTACAGAGAGGGCTTGAGCCCGAAAAACTACCAGAGCACTTTGAAGAAGTCAAAAAGAAGATAGTGGAATACTACGAGAAAAAACTCGCAAAAGTCGCCGCACAATAA
- a CDS encoding PaRep2b protein, whose translation MEEYVEKLRIEYTLYSLPGVDTRVKVRFKDERGNEVAHINIRWHRNELRAFSASVREKAERLASILNALGASVEAKEYGGEWRIGLTTGSISGSF comes from the coding sequence GTGGAGGAGTATGTGGAGAAGCTGAGGATTGAGTACACGCTGTACAGCCTCCCCGGCGTAGACACACGGGTAAAGGTTAGGTTCAAGGACGAGAGGGGGAATGAGGTAGCCCATATAAATATTAGATGGCATCGGAATGAGTTACGCGCCTTCTCTGCCAGCGTCAGAGAAAAGGCAGAGCGGCTGGCCTCAATACTGAACGCGCTGGGCGCCAGCGTAGAGGCGAAGGAGTATGGTGGGGAGTGGCGCATAGGGCTTACAACGGGCTCCATTAGTGGGAGCTTTTGA
- a CDS encoding PaRep2a protein — MAKITIAEYGEKYAEPLISEYALRRAFWWEGEWKGKPMSCFVTEKKAICKIGDKMAAFYVFDAPDSVYLKPEIKLIDDWIKPVES; from the coding sequence ATGGCGAAAATAACAATCGCTGAGTACGGGGAGAAGTACGCCGAACCGCTAATCAGCGAATACGCCCTTAGGAGGGCCTTTTGGTGGGAGGGGGAGTGGAAGGGGAAGCCCATGTCGTGTTTCGTGACGGAGAAAAAGGCGATATGCAAGATAGGCGATAAGATGGCCGCGTTTTATGTATTTGACGCGCCCGACAGCGTCTACCTAAAGCCAGAGATCAAGCTAATAGACGACTGGATAAAGCCTGTAGAGAGCTAG
- a CDS encoding DNA-directed DNA polymerase has product MKFKLWPLDATYSVVGGVPEVRIFGISESGDRVVVVDRRFRPYFYADCPACDPESVRSQLGRVAPVEEVVAVERRYLGRPRSFLKIVARVPEDVRKLREAAAALPGVSGVYEADIRFYMRYMLDMGVVPCSWNTVDAEATGEKLGNLPVYKVAEWGGVTEGFPPPLRVLAFDIEVYNERGTPDPLRDPVILLAVQASDGRVEVFEASGRDDRSVLRSFIDFVREFDPDVIVGYNSNQFDWPYLAERARALGIPLKVDRVGGAPQQSVYGHWSVTGRANVDLYNIVDEFPEIKLKTLDRVAEYFGVMKREERVLVPGHKIYEYWRDQGKRPLLRQYVIDDVKSTYGLAEKLLPFLIQLSSVSGLPLDQVAAASVGNRVEWMLLRYAYRLGEVAPNREEREYEPYKGAIVLEPRPGLYSDVLALDFSSMYPNIMMKYNLSPDTYLERGEPDPPGGVYVAPEVGHRFRREPPGFIPLVLRQLIELRKRVREELKKYPPDSPEYRVLDERQRALKIMANAMYGYTGWVGARWYKKEVAESVTAFARAILKDVIEYARKAGIVVIYGDTDSLFVKKSGDVEKLVKYVEEKYGIDIKIDKDYSTVLFTEAKKRYAGLLRDGRIDIVGFEVVRGDWSELAKEVQLRVIELILTSRDVSEARQKVVKYVRGVIDKLRNYEVDLDDLIIWKTLDKELDEYKAYPPHVHAAILLKKRGYKVGKGTTIGYVVVKGGEKVSERAVPYIFIDDIEKIDLDYYVERQVIPAALRIAEVIGIKEGDLKTGRSERTLLDFF; this is encoded by the coding sequence ATGAAGTTTAAGTTGTGGCCTCTAGACGCCACTTATTCAGTAGTTGGAGGCGTCCCTGAGGTTAGGATTTTCGGCATTTCTGAAAGCGGCGATAGAGTCGTGGTGGTGGATAGGAGGTTTAGGCCTTATTTCTATGCTGACTGCCCCGCCTGCGATCCCGAGTCGGTAAGATCTCAGCTGGGGCGGGTGGCGCCCGTGGAGGAGGTAGTGGCCGTGGAGAGGAGGTATTTGGGGAGGCCTAGGAGTTTTTTAAAAATAGTAGCCAGAGTTCCTGAGGACGTGAGGAAGCTGAGGGAGGCGGCGGCGGCCCTGCCCGGGGTCTCGGGAGTGTATGAGGCGGATATTAGATTTTATATGAGGTATATGCTCGACATGGGCGTCGTGCCGTGTAGCTGGAATACTGTTGACGCCGAGGCGACTGGGGAGAAGTTGGGCAACCTCCCCGTCTATAAAGTGGCTGAGTGGGGCGGCGTGACTGAGGGGTTTCCCCCTCCTCTGAGGGTGTTGGCTTTTGACATTGAGGTGTATAACGAGAGGGGGACTCCGGATCCCTTGAGGGATCCGGTTATTTTACTGGCCGTCCAGGCCAGCGATGGCCGGGTTGAGGTTTTTGAGGCCTCTGGCCGCGACGATAGGTCTGTACTTCGCTCTTTTATTGACTTCGTTAGGGAGTTTGACCCAGATGTAATTGTAGGCTATAACTCAAATCAGTTTGACTGGCCTTATCTCGCCGAGCGGGCCAGGGCCTTGGGAATTCCTTTAAAAGTTGACAGAGTGGGCGGCGCTCCTCAACAGAGCGTGTACGGCCACTGGTCTGTGACCGGCAGGGCGAATGTGGATTTGTACAACATAGTGGACGAATTCCCTGAGATTAAGTTGAAGACGCTGGATAGAGTGGCTGAGTATTTCGGCGTGATGAAGAGAGAGGAGAGGGTGTTGGTGCCTGGGCATAAGATTTACGAGTACTGGAGGGACCAGGGGAAGAGGCCGCTCCTCCGTCAGTACGTAATAGACGACGTGAAGTCCACTTACGGCTTGGCGGAAAAACTGCTCCCATTTCTCATACAACTATCCTCCGTCTCTGGCCTGCCTCTTGACCAAGTGGCCGCCGCCAGCGTGGGCAACCGCGTGGAGTGGATGCTTTTGAGATATGCGTATAGGCTCGGGGAGGTCGCGCCTAATAGAGAGGAGAGGGAGTACGAGCCTTATAAGGGAGCCATAGTGTTAGAGCCGAGGCCGGGCTTGTACAGCGACGTGTTAGCGCTGGACTTCTCGTCGATGTATCCAAATATAATGATGAAGTATAACCTTTCCCCCGACACGTATTTAGAGCGGGGAGAGCCCGATCCGCCCGGGGGAGTATACGTCGCGCCCGAAGTGGGGCATAGGTTTAGGAGAGAGCCGCCCGGCTTTATCCCCCTAGTGCTTAGGCAGTTAATAGAGCTTAGAAAAAGAGTTAGAGAGGAGTTGAAAAAATATCCCCCAGACTCCCCCGAGTATAGAGTATTAGACGAGAGGCAGAGGGCGTTGAAAATTATGGCCAACGCCATGTACGGCTACACGGGCTGGGTGGGGGCCAGGTGGTATAAAAAAGAGGTGGCCGAGTCTGTAACTGCGTTTGCAAGGGCTATTCTAAAAGACGTCATTGAGTACGCGAGGAAGGCGGGGATTGTTGTGATATACGGCGATACTGACAGCCTTTTTGTTAAGAAAAGCGGCGACGTGGAAAAGCTCGTTAAATACGTAGAGGAGAAATACGGTATAGATATCAAAATTGACAAGGACTATTCCACCGTGCTCTTCACAGAGGCGAAGAAGCGATATGCAGGCCTGTTGAGAGATGGGAGAATTGACATTGTGGGCTTTGAGGTGGTCAGAGGCGACTGGAGCGAGCTGGCCAAGGAGGTACAACTGAGAGTGATTGAGCTCATTTTGACCTCCCGCGACGTCTCAGAGGCGAGGCAGAAAGTCGTCAAGTACGTGAGAGGCGTTATTGATAAACTGAGAAATTACGAGGTTGACCTTGACGACTTAATTATATGGAAGACGCTAGACAAAGAGCTGGACGAATATAAGGCATATCCTCCACATGTACACGCCGCAATACTCTTAAAAAAGAGGGGGTATAAAGTGGGAAAGGGCACTACCATCGGATATGTTGTTGTTAAGGGAGGCGAGAAGGTGTCGGAGCGGGCCGTTCCCTATATATTTATTGACGATATTGAGAAAATAGATCTTGACTATTATGTCGAGAGACAAGTCATCCCTGCGGCGTTGAGAATAGCAGAAGTGATTGGAATAAAGGAGGGCGATTTAAAGACTGGGAGAAGTGAAAGAACTCTCCTTGACTTTTTTTAA